The following is a genomic window from Miltoncostaea oceani.
TCCGCCGGTGGGAGGGGCTCCACGTCGCGACCCAGGTCGCCGTGGTGGCGCCCGTCGCGGTGCTGGTGCTCTGGGCGGCCCACGTGTTCCTCATGAACCAGCCGATCGGCCGGGGCCTGCTCTACGCCGTCTTCTGGGGCGTCCTCGCGACCGGGGCCGTGGTGGGCGCGAGCCGCTCCGAGAAGGCGCGCCGGGGCCGCTGACGCGGGGAGGGGGCCGGCGTGCGGCCCCCTCCCGTCGCGTCGTCGGGGATCAGCCGGTCGCGGCGGCCTGGAACTCGCCGATGGTGCGGGTCACCTCCGGGACGAGCGCCTGGACGGCGGAGAGGTCGCCCTCGTTCGCGGCGTCCAGGAAGCGGCGCAGGACGTCGCTGACGGCCGGGCCGGTGCGGGCGAGGCCGGCGCGCTGCTCCTCGAGCTGCGGCGCGTCGAGGGTGTAGCCGTCGAGCTCCGCGATCGCCGCGTCGAAGGTGTCGAGCTGCGCCTGGGCGTCCGGGATCTTGCTGCGCAGGTCGTCGAGGCCCGTCGTGCTCTGGAGCAGGGTGCCGAACTCCTGCAGGGCGCCCGCGGCCTCCTGGACGTCGGCGACGTAGGCGGCGGTGTCACCGGCGCCGGTCGTCTCGGCGGGGGCCGAGGTCGTCGGGGCCGGGTCGACCGTCACGGCCGGGGCGGTCGCGACCGTCGCCGCCGTGGCGGTGGAGTCACCCGAGTCGGAGTCGTCGCCGCAGACGGTCAGGCCGAGGGACTGGGCCTTCTCGTCGGCCTGGTCGCCGAGCCCGCTGATCTGGTCGTTGACCTCGGTGAGGACGGCCTCGGCCTCCTCGCCGCCCTCGATGCGGTCGGCGGCCGCGTCGATCGCGGTGGTCTGCTGCTCCAGCAGGCCGAGGGCGCTGTCGAAGTCGGCCTTCAGCTCCTCCGGCGGCTCCAGGTCGCGCAGCTTCGCGAGCTGGGCCTCCTGGATCGGCAGGCCGGCGCGCAGGAACGCGAGGACCTGGTCACCCGACGTGGGCTCGGTGAGCTCGTCGATCTGACGGTCGGTGTCGGCGCAGACGGCGTCGGCCTGCGTGCGGAACTCCTCGGCGCTGAGGGAGTCCGAGCCCCCTCCGCAGCCCGCGATGAACGCGACCGCTCCGATGGCGACGAGACCGGCGATGGGCCGGCGGAGAACGAGGGGCATTTCCGGGACTCCCGTGAGGTGGAGGAACGGCGGCACGATACCGGCGTGCCGCGACGGCCGCGATCCCCCGTCCGGGGGGCGTGGACGACGCCGGTCGAGGACGACGCCCCTGGCCGTCGAGCGCGCCGACTAGACTCGGGCGAGTCCCACCAAGGAGCCATGGATGCCCGTCGAGCCCGTCGTCGTCGATGCCCTCAACGCCCAGATGGGGCGTGAGCTGGAAGCCCACCTGCAGTACCTCTCGATCTCGAGCTGGTTCGATGCGGAGGGTCTCCCCGAGCTGACCAAGTTCTTCGCGGCCCAGGCGGCCGAGGAGCACGAGCACGCGATGAAGTTCCTGACCTACCTCCAGGACATCGGCGGGCCGGTCGTGATCCCCGCCCTCGCCGCCCCGAAGCCGGGCTTCGAGAGCGCCGAGGAGGCCGTCGCCGCGAGCCTCGAGTGGGAGGAGGCCGTCACGGCCAGCATCCACCGGATCGTCGACCTCGCCACCGAGCACCGCGACCACGCGACGCAGGTGTTCCTGCAGTGGTTCGTGACCGAGCAGGTCGAGGAGGTCGCGACCATGGGCGAGCTGCTCCAGGTGACCCGGCGCGCCGGCGAGGGCGGCCTCCTGCTCGTCGACGACTACGTGGCGCGGTCGCTGGCCGTCGCGGAGTGACCGGGGGGGCGGGACCGGCCGGCGACGCCGGCCGGCTCGCCTGCCGCCCCCTCACGGCGGCCGACTACCCCCGCGCCCGCGCGGTGGTCGACGACTGGTTCGGCCACCCGGTCGGCCTCGTGATGCACCGCCTCTTCTTCGACCAGCTCGGCCCGTCCGGCGTCTGGATGGAGGAGCCCGGCGGCGTCCCCGCCGGCTTCCTGCTCGGCCTGGTCAGCGAGAGCGAACCCGACCTCGCCTACGTGCACATGCACGTCGTCGCGCCCGCCTGGCGGGGTCGCGGGGCGGGGGAGCGCCTCTACGCCGAGTTCTGCGCCCGTGCGCACGCCCGCGGCTGCCGCAGGGTCCGGGCGCTCGCCGCGCCCGACCGGACCGCGTCCCGCCGGTTCCACGAGCGCCTCGGCTTCACCGGCCGCGACGCCCCCGGGTACCTCGGCCCGGGGGCCGACAGGACGGTCTACGAACGCGGTCTCCCGCTGGACGAGGGGGCGACTCCGCTAGCATCGCGCCGATCCGGTGACCGCGGGACCGCAGGGGGCCAGATGTCCGAACCGACGCCGACGCCGCACGACGACCGCCGCGAGCACCCACGTGCCGATGTCGAGCTGCCGGCGCGCGTCGTCGCCGACGGCGAGGTCGTCGACGCGCAGAGCCTCAACCTCAGCGAGGGCGGCATCCTGCTCGCCGGCTCCGACTTCCCGTCGGCCGGGCAGGTGAGGATCGAGATCGAGCTCGCCGAGATGGGATGGCATGCGCTCGACGCCGAGGTCGTGCGGCTCGACGACCGGCCCGGGGGCACGCTCGCCGCGCGCTTCGCCGAGGCGGCGACCGAGGGCGGCCGCGACGCGATCCGCGCGTTCTTCGCCTCACGGCTCCAGGAGCGCGAGCACTAGGCCTGGAGGTCCACCAGGCCCCCGACGGGCGCCCCGGGCTCCGGGGGCGGCTCCGGGGGACGTGAGCCGCGTCGCCGTCCGTCGCGGCGGCGGTCGCGGCCCCGCCGGTCGTCGACGACGGCGTGGGCGTCGCCCGCCTCCGGCAGGCGCTCGGCGCGGATGCGGTCGGCGCGCTCGCCGGCGACGACGACGGCCACCGCCTCCGCCCCGCGGTGGAGGAGGGCCTGGGAGAGGCGGGTCGCCTCGGGTCCTCCGGCGCTGACGACGCCGGGCAGGTGTGGCATCGGACACCTCGTGATGGACGTCCCCGGTGGCATCGGCCGCGACCGCCCCGGGCATGAGCGTCGCGGCGCGACCCGGGGGGGTTGTCCCCCGGACGGGGGATGCCGATACCAGGTCTGCACGACGCCCCACCCCCCGCACAACCGGGGGGGTCCGGACCGGGGCGCCCCATCCGCGCGGATCAGGCAAGGAGGCCGGCCGTCTCGATGTCGTCACCCGAACCCATCCCGGGCGGTCCCGTCATGCCCGCCCCGCGCCGCGCGCGGGCCGCCGCCGTCTGGGCGCTCGCCGTCCTCGCGCTCGCGGCCTCCGCGCACACCGCCTCGGCGGCGGAGCGGAGCGACTCCGTGCTCGTGCGGGTCGACCCGTCCGCCCCCGCGCCGGAGCGGGCCGACGTGCGCCGGGCGCTCGACGCCGGGTCGGTGACCCCGCTCGTCGCCGGGTGGCGGGCCTACGACGTCCCGGGTGAGCTGACGCTGGCGCAGGCGCGCCGCCTGCTCGCCGACGCGCCCGCGGCGGAGGCCGTCGCGCTCGACGCGAAGCTGCAGCCGATGGAGGTGCCGAACGACGCCCTCTACCCGCAGCAGTGGTCGCTGCCGGCGATCGGCGCCCCCATGGGCTGGGACGCCTCCGGCTCGGCGGCCCCCGTCGTCGTCGCCGTGATCGACACCGGCGTCCAGACGGCGCACCCCGACCTCGCCTCGCGGCTGTGGACCAACCCGGGCGAGACGCCGGGCAACGGCATCGACGACGACGCGAACGGCCACGTCGACGACGTGCACGGATGGAACTTCTTCGACGACACCGCGACGCTCTACAACGCCTCCGACGGCGACAGCCACGGCACGCACGTCGCCGGGACGATCGCCGCCCGCCGCGGCAACGGCGACGGCATCGCCGGCGTCGCCGACAACGCCCGCATCATGCCCCTCAAGTTCCTGAAGCCCGGGGGCGGCTACACGTCCGACGCGATGTCGGCCATCCAGTACGCGACGGCCGAGGGCGCGACCGTCATCAACGCCTCGTGGGGCGGCGGGTCGTACTCCCAGCCGCTGTGCGACGCGATCGGCCTGGCGGGCGACGCGGGCGTCCTGTTCGTGGTGGCCGCCGGCAACGGCGGTCCCGACGCGATCGGCGACGACAACGACGCGGCGCCGACGTGGCCCGCGAACTGCCCGTCGCCCAACGTCATCTCCGTCGCCGCGACGACCCCGATGGACGACATCTCCTCGTTCTCGAACTACGGCGCCGCGTCGGTCGACATCGGCGCCCCCGGCGAGGGGATCCTCAGCACCGTCCCGAGCCTGACCTACGGCGACAAGTCCGGCACGTCCATGGCGACCCCCCACGTGTCGGGTGTCGCGGCGGTCGTGCGGGGCATGCACCCGGGGCTCAGCCCCTGGCAGCTGAAGGCGGCGATCATGACCGGCGGCGACGTGGCCCCGGCGCTCGCGGGCCTGACGGTCTCCGGGCGCCGCGTGGACCTCGCCGGCGCCCTCGCCACCGCGGGCACCGGCATCGGCGCCGACACGACCCCCCCGGACGCGTTCAGCCCGCTGGCCCCCGCCGACGGCTACGCCACCGCGGCGCCGACGCCGCCGCTCTTCTCGTGGACGCCGTCCTCCGACGGCCAGACCGGCATCACCGCGTACCGCCTGGTCATCGACGGCGCCGTCGTCGCGACGACCGGGGCGGGCGTGCGCTCGGCGCGGCCCGCGGCGATCGCCGACGGGATCCACACGTGGACCGTCGTCGCGGTGGACGGCCAGGGCAACACGCGCGCCACCCCGGCGCGGACCCTCGTCGTCGACGCCGGCGCCCCGTCGGCGCCGGTGCTGCGCGGCCCCGCCGCCGGCGCCCGCGTGCCCGGCCCCGCGGTCGACCTGACCTGGACGCCCGCGACCGACGCCGTCAGCGGCGTCGAGACGCACCGCGTGGTGGTCGACGGCGTCCCCGTCGCGACGCTGCCGGGGACGGCCGGCGCGGCCCGCGTCACCATGACCCACGGTGGCCACAGCTGGCAGGTGGTCGCGGTCGACCGCCTCGGCAACCAGTCGGTGAGCGCGCCGCGGAGCCTCTCCGTCACGGGCACCATCCCCGCCCTCCAGACGCCGTCCGCCCCGGCGGCGCGTCGCCTCACCCTCGTCGCCCCGTCGCGGCTCGCCACGGGCTCCGCCCCGCTGCTGCGGGTGCGGCTGCCCTCGGCGATGCGCGTCACCGTCTCCGTGCGCCGCGCCCGCGCCGCGCGGCCGGTCTCGACGTTCCGCATCCGGGCGCGGGCCGGCCTCACCACCGTCCGCTTCCCCGCCGCCGCGACCCGGGCGATGCGCCGACCCGGCACCTACGTGGTGTCGGCCCGGGCCTCGACCCGCCTGCGGGACACGGTGCGCATCACGGTCGGTCCCCGCCGCCGCTGAGGCGACCCCCCCGGCGGTCCCGCCGGGGGGTCAGCCGACCCGCCAGCCCATGTCGAGGCCGTCGCCGTGGACGATGGCGTAGACCGGCCGGGCCCGGCGGGGGTGGAACACGATCGAGAACAGCTCGCCCTCGGAGAGGGCGAGCTCCTGCGGGAGGCGCCGGAAGCTGACCGAGCTGCGCTCCCCGCGGGCGTTGGCGAAGACCGCCTCGTACCGCAGGCCCATCCACCGGCGCTCGAGCCGGGGCCGCCCGATGCACCGCGCGCCGATCATCGCCGGGAACGTCTCGCCGCAGGCGGGGCAACGCAGGTCGACCGTGCGGCCCCCGGGGTCCGGGACCCGGCAGCGCGTCGCGCACGTGGGGCAGGGGAGGGAGCGGACCGGCGGGCCGGCGGGGGCGACCGGCCGGGGGGACGGCGCGGAGCGGCGCAGGTCGTAGCGCCGCCGCCGCGCGGGGTCGCCCAGCACCTGCCACGCGGCGTTCGCGCGCTTGGTGATCTCCTGCGCGCGCTCCTGCTGGTCCGGGTCGCGGAAGCGGTCCGGGTGGAACGCGGTCATGAGGAAGCGCCAGGCCGCGCGGATCTCCTCCGCACCCGCGTCGGGCGCCACCTCGAGCGCGGCGTAGTGGTCGTCGTGGTCGCTCACCGCCACCCCGGAGCATGACGGATCGCGCGTCCGCGTCCCGACGTGCGTAGTCTCCCGGCGTGGAGGAACGGCCGTCCATCGGTGCGCGTCTCCGCGAGGCGCGCCTCCGCCAGGGTCTGGAGATCGCCGACTGCGCGACGGCGACGCGCATCCGCGAGCGCTATCTGGTGGCCATCGAGGACGGCCGCTTCGAGTCGCTGCCCGACCCGGCGTTCGTCAACGGCTTCGTCCGGGCCTACGCCGAGCACCTCGGCGTCGCCGTCGACGGACCGATCCGCGAGCTCCCCGCGAACGCGATCGCGCCGGGCGGCCGGGGCCGCCCGCGCCCCGTCAGCCTGACGGCCACGCGCATCACCGCCCGGGGCGTCGGCGCCCGCCCGCCGTTCTGGCGCCGCGGCCCGGTGCTGGTGCTGGTGCTCGTCGTCGCCACCGTCGCGGTCGCCGCATGGGCCGGGGTGCTGCCCTTCCCCTGAGCCGTCAGACGGTGGGGACGGCGTCCACCGCGACGGCGCGGTCCCGGCCGGCGGCCTTCGCGGCGTAGAGGCGCCGGTCGGCGCGCCGCAGCAGGTCGGCGGCGTCCTCCTCGTCGGTGCGGGTCGCGACGCCGGCGGAGATCGTCCGCCGGCCGGCCGCGCCGAACGTCCGGCCCCCCACCGCGGCACGGACCCGGTCGGCGACATCCGTCGCCGTCGCGAGGTCCGCCCCGGGCAGCACGATCGCGAACTCCTCGCCGCCGACGCGCGCGACGAGGTCCGTGGCGCGGCTGGCGCCGAGCATCCGGCGCGCCAGCTCGCACAGCACCCGGTCGCCGACGGCGTGGCCGTGGGTGTCGTTGACGTCCTTGAAGTGGTCGAGGTCGACGAGGACGACGCTGAGGTCGGTTCCGCGCGCGACCGCGGACGCCATCTCGGCGACGAGGCGGACCTCGAACGCACGGCGGTTCGCCACCCCCGTGAGGGCGTCCGTCGACGCCTGGTGGGCGAGGAGGGCGCGGGCGTCGGCCCCGGCGATGGCGATGCCGACGAGCGCGGCGAACTCGGCGAGGCGCTCCTCGGCACCCGGTGCGAGCGCCCCGCGGGTGCGGCTGATCGCCCCGACGTTGCCCCACAGCCCGCCGCCGACGAGGATCGGCGCGGCCACCGAGTCGGCGGGGGACGCGACCGGCGGCGCGTGGTCGGGGAGGCGCACGCCGACGTCCCCCTCGACGCGCACCGGCCGCCCCTCGCGAAGCACCCGCGCCGTCGCGCCGTCGCCGGTCACCGGCAGCAGCGACCCCTCGGGCAGCCAGACCTCGGCGGTCGTCGCCCACGAGCCGACCAGCTCGGCGCCCTCGTCCGCGTACCGCACCACCCCGCCGGCCTCCGCCCCGAGCATCTCGGCGACCTCCCGGGCGACGAGGGCGAACACCTCGCGGGGGTCGGGGCTGGCGGCGACCGTCGCGGCGACCCGCCCGAGCCGGGCCTGCTCCTCCGCGAGGGCCCGGTGCCGTCGCTCGCTGCGCCGCAGCTCCCGCTCGGCCGCCCGGCGGTCCGTCACGTCCTTGATCGTGCTGACGAACGACGGGGCGGCGCCCTCACCGGGGCCCTGCAGGCGCGCCAGGCTGACGATCACGTCGACCATCCGGCCGGACCGGTGCCGGTAGCTGCGGTCCCCCTCCGACCCACCGGCCCCCTCCATGCCGCGGCGCAGGCGCCGCCGGTAGGCCTCGGCGCGCTCCGCCGGCCAGAAGGGGAAGGGCGGGACCGCGCCGACGAGCTCGCCGCGGGGGAAGCCGGTGATGTCGACGAGCCGGTCGTTCACCTCCAGGATGCGGCCGTCGGCGTCGAACACCGCCAGCCCGTCCTGCAGGGAGTCGGCGAGGGCACGCGAGCGGTCGCGCTCGGCCGCGAGCTGCCGTCGCAGGTGCCCGGTCCGCAGCGCGGCGCGCACACGGGCCCGGAGCTCCGCCGAGGCGTAGGGCTTGCGGATGAAGTCGTCGGCGCCGGCGTCGAGGGCGTCGGCGAGGTGCTCGGCGGTCCCGGTGACGTAGATGATGGGCAGCACCTCCGACGACCGCCGGATCAGGCGGCAGAGGCGCAGGCCGTCGAGTCCCGGCATCTGCCCGTCGGTGACCAGCAGGTCGAACGGCGCGTCGTCGACGACCCGGCGCAGGGCGTCGCGGCCGTCGCGGGCGGTGACCACGCGGTGGCCCTCCGCCTCGAGCTCCCGCCGCAGCAGCCCGGCCTCGACGGCGTTGTCCTCGGCCACGAGGATGCGCGCCCCGGCGCGTGACGGCGGACCCGCCACGCCCACGGGTTCTGGACCACGCTGCGGCATACGGCACGTGTCGGCCGGCGCCGGTGCCCTCCTGAGATCCCGGGACCACCGGGGGTCGCCGCGCGACACGCCGCGCCGCGACCCCGGTGGGGGGACCGGTTCGCCCTCGGGGGCCGGGGCTGGTTCAATGACCGGGAATGGACGACACCCCGGCCCCGCGCGTGGACGACATCCCCGCGGGGCGCGCAGCCGGGCCGTGGCCGCCGCGGGCCGGCGACCCGCAGCGGTCCATCGCCGACGCGGCGGTCAGCCTCAACCGCGCCCTCGACCCCGCGGGGCTCCTGGCCGACGTCGCGGTGAGGGTCCGCGTCGCCGTCGGCGCGCGCGCCTGCGTCGTCGGGCTGGCGGCCGGGGCCCGGGGTCCCGAGATGACGTCGGTGTCGGCGGCGGCGGGGTGGACCGACGACGCCGAGAGCGCCGCGACCGCCGCGGGACCCGTCCCCGCGCCGGAGGTGGCGCACGACCGGCTGGTGGTCGCCCTGGCCGGCCGCGACGGCGAGCACCTCGGGCGCGTGCGGGCCTGGGCCGACACCGGCCGCCCCTTCGGCCCGGGGGACCTGGCCGTCGCCTCGCAGATCGCCCAGGTCGCATCGGTCGCCGTCGAGCGCCTGCGCCGTGAGCTCGACCTGGAGGCGAGTCGCGGCGACCTGGCCGAGGCGCAGCGCATCGCCCACATGGGCAGCTGGATCCAGGACCTCGACGACGGCCGCGTGACGTGCTCCGACGAGGTGTGGCGGATCTACGGGCTGGGGGCCGGCGAAGCGTTCGACGACATCGACGGGCTGCTGGCGCGGGTCCACCCCGACGACCGGGGCGTCGTCGCCGTCGCGATGGAGGCCGTCGCCGAGCGCGGGGGCGCGCACCGCTGGGAGCACCGCATCGTGCGGCCCGGGGGCGAGGTGCGGACGGTGCTGGTGCGCGCCGAGGCCTCGCTCCCCGGGGACGGCCGCCCCCGGGTGCGGGGGACGGTGCTGGACATCACGCGACGCCGGGACGCCGAGGACGCCCTCCACCTGCAGGCCGCGCGCATCACCGACCTCGCGGCCGACCGGCGGCGCCTGGTCGCGGAGGTGCTCGACGCCGAGGAGGGGGAGCGGCAGCGGATCGCGGAGGTGCTGCACGAGAGCGTCCTCCAGGACCTCCTCGCCGCCCGGCAGGACCTGGGGGAGTCGCTCGAGGAGGCGGACGGCCTGACCGTCCGCGGGCGGGCCCGGATGGCGCGGGCGGAGGCGGGGCTCACCGTGGTGGTGGCGGCGCTGCGGGAGGCGGTGGGGGAGCTCCACCCGCTGACCCTCACGCACGACGGCCTGCGCAGCGCCCTGGAGTCGACGTGCGCCCGCATCGCCCGCCGGGCCGGCGTCCCGATCGGCTGCGCCGTGGCCGACTCGGCCGCCGGGCCGCACGACCGGCTCGTCCTCTCGCTCACCCGCGAGTTCCTCGTCAACGCCGAGAAGCACGCGGGCGCCGACCGGGTGTCGGTCGCCGTCAGCGCGCGCGCGGGCGTCGTCACCCTGGTGGTGGAGGACGACGGCGTGGGCTTCGCGCCGGGGACGGGGGAGGGCGGGTTCCGGGTCGGCCACCTCGGCCTGGCGTCGGCGCGCGAGCGGGTGGAGGTCCTCGGCGGGACCCTCGCGATCACCACGACCCCCGGATCGGGCACTCGTATCGTGGCGCGGCTCCCGGTCGCCCCCGTCGCCGCGGCAGGGGACGGAGGTACAACGACCATGTGGAGTTCGGGCGACCTAAGTTAGACTCCCGCCCGTGCCCGCCGCCCCGCCCGCACCGCCGGACCCGGCGGCCTGGTTCGACGCCCGGGTGCGGCCGCTCGCCGTCCACGGCCCCGCCGGGGACGACGCCACGGACACCTGGATCCCGGTGGGCGCACCACCGTCGGAGGGGACCCTCGCGACGATCGAGGAGCGGGCGGCGGCCGAGCAGGAGGCGCCCCCCCGGGTCGCCCTCACGTGGGCGGCGGGCGGGCTCGCGGGGATGGCGGCGACCGCGTTGACCGTCGCGGCCGTGCGCGACGGGGTCGTCATCCGCGCGGGTCTGGAGCGCCCCGCCGGTCCCGAGGGGTGGATCCGCGACATGCGCCTCCGCGACGGCGTCGTCGCCGTCGGGGGGGACCACCCGTGGAGCGGCGCCCCCGGCGTCGGCCACGTTCCGGACGGGGTCCTCGGCCGGGCGGTGGCCGAGGCCGTCGTCGAGGTGTGCGGCCCGGTCGTCGCGGCGCTCGCCGCGCGCTCGCGCCGTGGCCGCCCGGGCCTCTGGGCGCAGGTCGCCGACGCCGTCGGCCACGCCGCCGCGGCGGTCTGCGCGGCCGATCCGGGGCGTCGCCACGCCACCGTCATCGCCGGGGTGACGGGGGTCCTCGGCGCGGCGGGCGCCCCGTGGCCCGCCCGCCCGGTGCTGCGCAGCGTGCCCGCCCCGGGCGGGCCGGTGATGGTGGTCCACCGCGGGTCGTGCTGCCTCGCGTACCGCTGCGGAGCCGATGCCGCCTACTGCGCGACGTGCCTGTTCCGCCCGCCCGGCGAGGTCGCCGAGCGGGTCGTCGCGCACGCCGCGGGCGCCTGAGGGGTCCGGCCGGGGGCGTCCCGCCCACGTGGCACGATGCGCACGTGGAGGGCGACACGACAGGGGCGGCGGCGCCGGACCCGGTCGTCGCGCACTTCGACGCCCGCCCGGCCGCCTACGACCGCCAGCTCGGCCGGGAGCGCCGCTCCCTGCGGGTCGCGGCCGCGTTCGCCGGGGATCTGGAGGGGCGGGACGTGATCGACCTGGGGGCGGGGACGGGGGCGCTGACGGCCGCGCTGCTCGCCGGGCGGGGGACGCCGGCCTCGGTGGTCGCCGTCGATGCCGCGCCGCGGATGCTCGCCCGGGCCGGGGACCGGCTCGGCGACGCGGTGACCCTGCTGCGGGCGGACGCGCGCGCCGTGCCGTCGCCCGGCGGGTCGGCCGACGTCGTGACGTGCGCCTACCTGCTGCACCTGCTCGCCCCCGCGGACGGCGCGGCCGTCGTGGCGGAGGCGTGGCGCCTCCTGCGGCCCGGGGGCCTGCTGGTCGTCGTGGTGCACGGCTCGCCGCCGGGGCCGGCGGGGACGGTCCACCGGGCCGTCTGGCGGGCGTGGCGGCGCATCGCCCCCGGCGCGGGGGTGGTGGGCGGCGGCCCGCTCGCCGACGTGCGGCCCCTGCTCACCGGCGCGGGGTTCGTCGTCGAGGCGTCGCGGCGCGTGGCGGGCGTCTACTGGGGTCAGGTGGTGCGGTGCCGCCGCCCCGCGGGGGACCTCGCGAACCGGTGGCGCCCGTAGGCGAGGGCCTCGCCGGGCAGGTGGGGGAGGGTCCGCCGCGCGAAGGCGTCCGCGACGGCGCCGATCGCCGCCGCGTGGGTCGGGTAGGCGTGGACCATCCGCTGGATCCGCAGCAGCGAGATGCGCCGGTCGATGGCGAGGGTCAGCAGCGGCAGCAGGTCCGCCGCGTGGGGTCCGACGACCGTCGCCGCGACGATCCGCCCCGTCAGCCGCACCGCGGTGACGGCGACGAAGCCCCGCGTCACGCCGTCGGTCAGGCCGCGGTCGGTCCCGGCGAGGTCGACCCGCAGGTCGATGAGCGCCCGCGGGTGGCAGCGCCGCGCCCGCTCCGGCGCCGTCGGGCCGACCCACGCGACCTCGGGCTCGGTGAAGACGGCCGACGGGATCGACGGCGGCCGGCCGATCCGGGGGATCCAGGGGAGGGCGATCGCCTGGACGATCCGGCGCCCGTGGGCGTTGGCCGCGTGGGTCTGGTGGGCGACGGGGGTCACGTCGCCGACCGCCCACACCCCCGGCGCGGACGTCCGGCCCCACGCGTCGACCCGGACGCCGCCGGGTACCACCGCGACCGCCGCCGCGACGTCCCCGACGTTCGGCTCCCGGCCGACCGCGGCGAGCACGGCGTCCACCGCGTGCAGCGGCGCGCCGCCGTCCGTCCGCAGATCGCCGGTGGCGGGGTCGGCCGCCACGACGCGGGTGCGGAGGCGGATGACGACGCCCTGCTCCACGAGTGCCGCCGCCAGCGCCCCGGACGCCTCGGGCTCGGCGTCGGGCAGCACCCGGTCCGCGGTGTCGACCAGCGTCACGCGGCTGCCGATGCGGGCGAACGCGACGGCCATCTCCACCCCGACCGCCCCGGCCCCCACGATCGCAAGGTGCCGTGGGGCGTCCGCCAGGTCGAAGATCGTCTCGTTCGTCAGGAGCCGGCCGGCGGGCAGGCCGGGGACGGCGAGGACACGCGGACGCGAGCCGGTCGCGATGACGACGTGGGGGGCGGTCAGGACGCGCACGCCGTCGCCGCCCGTCACCGTGACCCGGCGGCCGGGGGCGAGCGCCGCCCGCCCGCGGACGACGTCGATGCCCTCCGTCGTGGTCACCTCGTCGTCCTCGCGCGCCGCCAGCCCGTCGCGCGTGGCGCGCACCGCGGCGAGCAGGGCGGGCGGGTCGGCGCGGAGGGCCGGGTCGCGGGACAGGTGGAGCAGGCGCTTCGAGGGGATGCAGCCGACATTTGTGCAGTCGCCCCCGATGCGCCCGGCCTCGACGAGCGCCACCCGCCGGCCGAGGGCGGCGAGCCCGGCGGCGACGGTCAGGCCGCCCGCGCCGGCCCCGATCACGATCGCGTCGTGGTCCCCGTCACGCTGCGGCATCCCGTCCCCCCTCGCGTCGTCGCAGGATCTCGGCCAGCGCCACGCCGGCGACGAGCAGGATCCCCGACGCGACCAGCACGGGCGTGTCGATCGCGGGCACCCCCCCGTCGAAGCTCTCGAGCGACGCCCCGGCGAGCACGAACGCCACCGTGGCGGGCGCGCTGCCGATCGCGGTGCCGGCGAGGAAGGCGAGGGGGTGGATGCGCACCGCGCCCGCGAGGTAGCTCACCAGGTCGTAGGGGAGGTACAGCAGGCGCATCACGATGACGGTCTCGAAGCTCCGCTCCCGCAGGCGTCGGGTCCAGCGGGCGAGCCGGCCGGTACC
Proteins encoded in this region:
- a CDS encoding S8 family serine peptidase, producing MPAPRRARAAAVWALAVLALAASAHTASAAERSDSVLVRVDPSAPAPERADVRRALDAGSVTPLVAGWRAYDVPGELTLAQARRLLADAPAAEAVALDAKLQPMEVPNDALYPQQWSLPAIGAPMGWDASGSAAPVVVAVIDTGVQTAHPDLASRLWTNPGETPGNGIDDDANGHVDDVHGWNFFDDTATLYNASDGDSHGTHVAGTIAARRGNGDGIAGVADNARIMPLKFLKPGGGYTSDAMSAIQYATAEGATVINASWGGGSYSQPLCDAIGLAGDAGVLFVVAAGNGGPDAIGDDNDAAPTWPANCPSPNVISVAATTPMDDISSFSNYGAASVDIGAPGEGILSTVPSLTYGDKSGTSMATPHVSGVAAVVRGMHPGLSPWQLKAAIMTGGDVAPALAGLTVSGRRVDLAGALATAGTGIGADTTPPDAFSPLAPADGYATAAPTPPLFSWTPSSDGQTGITAYRLVIDGAVVATTGAGVRSARPAAIADGIHTWTVVAVDGQGNTRATPARTLVVDAGAPSAPVLRGPAAGARVPGPAVDLTWTPATDAVSGVETHRVVVDGVPVATLPGTAGAARVTMTHGGHSWQVVAVDRLGNQSVSAPRSLSVTGTIPALQTPSAPAARRLTLVAPSRLATGSAPLLRVRLPSAMRVTVSVRRARAARPVSTFRIRARAGLTTVRFPAAATRAMRRPGTYVVSARASTRLRDTVRITVGPRRR
- a CDS encoding DnaJ domain-containing protein, with amino-acid sequence MSDHDDHYAALEVAPDAGAEEIRAAWRFLMTAFHPDRFRDPDQQERAQEITKRANAAWQVLGDPARRRRYDLRRSAPSPRPVAPAGPPVRSLPCPTCATRCRVPDPGGRTVDLRCPACGETFPAMIGARCIGRPRLERRWMGLRYEAVFANARGERSSVSFRRLPQELALSEGELFSIVFHPRRARPVYAIVHGDGLDMGWRVG
- a CDS encoding GNAT family N-acetyltransferase — its product is MTGGAGPAGDAGRLACRPLTAADYPRARAVVDDWFGHPVGLVMHRLFFDQLGPSGVWMEEPGGVPAGFLLGLVSESEPDLAYVHMHVVAPAWRGRGAGERLYAEFCARAHARGCRRVRALAAPDRTASRRFHERLGFTGRDAPGYLGPGADRTVYERGLPLDEGATPLASRRSGDRGTAGGQMSEPTPTPHDDRREHPRADVELPARVVADGEVVDAQSLNLSEGGILLAGSDFPSAGQVRIEIELAEMGWHALDAEVVRLDDRPGGTLAARFAEAATEGGRDAIRAFFASRLQEREH
- a CDS encoding diguanylate cyclase, giving the protein MAGPPSRAGARILVAEDNAVEAGLLRRELEAEGHRVVTARDGRDALRRVVDDAPFDLLVTDGQMPGLDGLRLCRLIRRSSEVLPIIYVTGTAEHLADALDAGADDFIRKPYASAELRARVRAALRTGHLRRQLAAERDRSRALADSLQDGLAVFDADGRILEVNDRLVDITGFPRGELVGAVPPFPFWPAERAEAYRRRLRRGMEGAGGSEGDRSYRHRSGRMVDVIVSLARLQGPGEGAAPSFVSTIKDVTDRRAAERELRRSERRHRALAEEQARLGRVAATVAASPDPREVFALVAREVAEMLGAEAGGVVRYADEGAELVGSWATTAEVWLPEGSLLPVTGDGATARVLREGRPVRVEGDVGVRLPDHAPPVASPADSVAAPILVGGGLWGNVGAISRTRGALAPGAEERLAEFAALVGIAIAGADARALLAHQASTDALTGVANRRAFEVRLVAEMASAVARGTDLSVVLVDLDHFKDVNDTHGHAVGDRVLCELARRMLGASRATDLVARVGGEEFAIVLPGADLATATDVADRVRAAVGGRTFGAAGRRTISAGVATRTDEEDAADLLRRADRRLYAAKAAGRDRAVAVDAVPTV
- a CDS encoding helix-turn-helix domain-containing protein, which gives rise to MEERPSIGARLREARLRQGLEIADCATATRIRERYLVAIEDGRFESLPDPAFVNGFVRAYAEHLGVAVDGPIRELPANAIAPGGRGRPRPVSLTATRITARGVGARPPFWRRGPVLVLVLVVATVAVAAWAGVLPFP
- a CDS encoding ferritin, whose protein sequence is MPVEPVVVDALNAQMGRELEAHLQYLSISSWFDAEGLPELTKFFAAQAAEEHEHAMKFLTYLQDIGGPVVIPALAAPKPGFESAEEAVAASLEWEEAVTASIHRIVDLATEHRDHATQVFLQWFVTEQVEEVATMGELLQVTRRAGEGGLLLVDDYVARSLAVAE